Proteins co-encoded in one Medicago truncatula cultivar Jemalong A17 chromosome 8, MtrunA17r5.0-ANR, whole genome shotgun sequence genomic window:
- the LOC120577731 gene encoding zinc finger protein SHOOT GRAVITROPISM 5 isoform X1 encodes MLDNTVNSSSDATTAFALSENGGANNKRKRRPAGTPDPDAEVVSLSPKTLLESDRYVCEICNQGFQRDQNLQMHRRRHKVPWKLLKRETTQGLKKRVFVCPEPSCLHHDPCHALGDLVGIKKHFRRKHSNHKQWVCDKCNKGYAVQSDYKAHIKTCGTRGHSCDCGRVFSRVESFIEHQDACTIRGKHQPEFQATTMQPACSSRTASSTSPSSEANFSISAPLQGLPVLPKPPDKPLSAPTLLTNSDIHNKPSTSHHHHNLELQLLPSSINPQVEKSNSNDQSYETHLKLSIGNNESEKQRNDVSTLELARLKEFTSEELKLAMAEKAYAEEARKEAKRQIEIAEVEFENAKRIRKQAQDELGKAEALRKQAIKKISNTVMEVTCQACKQQFQSSTSGVPSEETSIVMGYMSSATTEGEAE; translated from the exons ATGTTAGATAACACAGTTAATTCCTCTTCTGATGCCACTACTGCTTTTGCATTATCAGAAAATGGGGGTgctaataacaaaagaaaaagaagaccaGCAGGCACACCAG ATCCAGATGCTGAAGTTGTGTCTCTATCACCAAAGACTTTGTTAGAATCAGACAGATATGTTTGTGAGATCTGTAACCAAGGGTTTCAAAGAGACCAGAATCTTCAAATGCATAGAAGAAGACACAAAGTACCATGGAAATTGTTGAAAAGAGAAACAACACAAGGATTAAAAAAGAGAGTATTTGTTTGTCCAGAACCAAGTTGTTTGCATCATGATCCATGTCATGCACTAGGTGACCTTGTTGGAATCAAGAAACATTTTAGAAGAAAACATAGTAATCATAAACAATGGGTTTGTGACAAATGCAACAAAGGTTATGCTGTTCAATCTGATTATAAAGCACATATCAAAACATGTGGTACCAGAGGACATTCGTGTGATTGTGGTCGTGTGTTTTCCAG GGTGGAGAGTTTTATAGAACATCAAGACGCATGCACAATCCGAGGGAAACACCAACCAGAGTTCCAAGCAACAACAATGCAGCCTGCATGTTCTTCTAGAACTGCTTCAAGCACAAGTCCATCTAGTGAGGCAAATTTTAGTATATCTGCCCCATTACAAGGATTACCAGTGCTTCCAAAACCACCTGATAAACCATTATCAGCACCTACCTTATTAACTAATTCAGATATACATAACAAGCCTTCCACTTCTCATCACCACCATAACTTAGAACTTCAACTCTTACCTTCCTCTATAAACCCTCAAGtggaaaaatcaaattcaaacgATCAAAGCTACGAAACACACTTGAAACTTTCGATAGGAAATAATGAGTCAGAGAAACAAAGGAATGATGTATCCACATTGGAACTAGCAAGGTTAAAAGAGTTTACTAGTGAGGAGCTAAAGTTGGCAATGGCAGAAAAGGCTTATGCAGAAGAAGCTAGAAAAGAAGCTAAACGTCAAATTGAGATAGCTGAAGTTGAGTTTGAGAATGCAAAAAGGATAAGGAAACAAGCACAAGATGAACTTGGAAAAGCTGAAGCTTTGAGAAAACAAGCTATTAAGAAGATAAGTAACACTGTTATGGAAGTAACATGCCAAGCTTGTAAGCAACAATTTCAATCTTCAACTTCTGGTGTTCCATCAGAAGAAACATCCATTGTTATGGGTTACATGTCCTCAGCCACCACAGAAGGGGAAGCAGAA
- the LOC120577731 gene encoding zinc finger protein SHOOT GRAVITROPISM 5 isoform X2 — translation MHRRRHKVPWKLLKRETTQGLKKRVFVCPEPSCLHHDPCHALGDLVGIKKHFRRKHSNHKQWVCDKCNKGYAVQSDYKAHIKTCGTRGHSCDCGRVFSRVESFIEHQDACTIRGKHQPEFQATTMQPACSSRTASSTSPSSEANFSISAPLQGLPVLPKPPDKPLSAPTLLTNSDIHNKPSTSHHHHNLELQLLPSSINPQVEKSNSNDQSYETHLKLSIGNNESEKQRNDVSTLELARLKEFTSEELKLAMAEKAYAEEARKEAKRQIEIAEVEFENAKRIRKQAQDELGKAEALRKQAIKKISNTVMEVTCQACKQQFQSSTSGVPSEETSIVMGYMSSATTEGEAE, via the exons ATGCATAGAAGAAGACACAAAGTACCATGGAAATTGTTGAAAAGAGAAACAACACAAGGATTAAAAAAGAGAGTATTTGTTTGTCCAGAACCAAGTTGTTTGCATCATGATCCATGTCATGCACTAGGTGACCTTGTTGGAATCAAGAAACATTTTAGAAGAAAACATAGTAATCATAAACAATGGGTTTGTGACAAATGCAACAAAGGTTATGCTGTTCAATCTGATTATAAAGCACATATCAAAACATGTGGTACCAGAGGACATTCGTGTGATTGTGGTCGTGTGTTTTCCAG GGTGGAGAGTTTTATAGAACATCAAGACGCATGCACAATCCGAGGGAAACACCAACCAGAGTTCCAAGCAACAACAATGCAGCCTGCATGTTCTTCTAGAACTGCTTCAAGCACAAGTCCATCTAGTGAGGCAAATTTTAGTATATCTGCCCCATTACAAGGATTACCAGTGCTTCCAAAACCACCTGATAAACCATTATCAGCACCTACCTTATTAACTAATTCAGATATACATAACAAGCCTTCCACTTCTCATCACCACCATAACTTAGAACTTCAACTCTTACCTTCCTCTATAAACCCTCAAGtggaaaaatcaaattcaaacgATCAAAGCTACGAAACACACTTGAAACTTTCGATAGGAAATAATGAGTCAGAGAAACAAAGGAATGATGTATCCACATTGGAACTAGCAAGGTTAAAAGAGTTTACTAGTGAGGAGCTAAAGTTGGCAATGGCAGAAAAGGCTTATGCAGAAGAAGCTAGAAAAGAAGCTAAACGTCAAATTGAGATAGCTGAAGTTGAGTTTGAGAATGCAAAAAGGATAAGGAAACAAGCACAAGATGAACTTGGAAAAGCTGAAGCTTTGAGAAAACAAGCTATTAAGAAGATAAGTAACACTGTTATGGAAGTAACATGCCAAGCTTGTAAGCAACAATTTCAATCTTCAACTTCTGGTGTTCCATCAGAAGAAACATCCATTGTTATGGGTTACATGTCCTCAGCCACCACAGAAGGGGAAGCAGAA